ATAGGAGGTTTGAACCGGTGCACTTGGACCTCTAAAATCACCTTGTCTCGTTTGCGAAATCTTTTTTCTTGAATCCGATCCTCGGCTAGCGGAACCTTTTTTCTTGGGTTCACCTTTGTTTTGTTTATCCATGGTGTTTGTAGGTGTAAAAAGAGAGATTTTTGAAAGAGTTGTGTGTTTTAAATTGATTGAAAATTATGGGTTTTATATAAAAATGTGGAACAATAAAAAAAAGCGTTCAAAAATTTAAACCAACGTTCAAAAAAATGTGTTAACGGTCAAAAAAATTAAACCCCTTTCTCATCAATCACTTCGGTGATTACACACTGTTTTTGGTCACTCTCACCCACTCACCGAAACATTTCAACATCAAGGTATGGTCAACGCTCGGTGACTCCCCCTCCCCGCTTAACTCCCCGCAAACCACACCCCCCACCCTAATCATTTTTGTTATTGTAGTTCCCAAGATTGGAAGGCGCAGTTGAGGCTCCCGCCAGCTGATACGCGATACAGGACAGaagtatgtttgtttatgttataAATGTTCTTCTAATTCTTATTTCGGAAGCCTAACTTTGTATAATACAATGAAAATATGACTTTTTGTGCTTGTTCTATGGTGTATGAGAATATAATTTGGATTTGTGGATTTGTTTATAACTTTCTGTTCTTTCAGGATGTGACAGCTACTAAAGGAAATGAATTTGAAGACTTCTTTCTCAAGCGCGAGTTACTTATGGGGATATACTAAAAGGGTTTTGACAGGCCATCTCCAATTCAAGAGGAAAGCATCCCCATTGCTCTTACAGGAAGCGATATTCTTGCAAGAGCTAAAAATGGCACAGGGAAGACAGCTGCTTTCTGCATTCCTGCTTTACAAAAAATCGATCAACATAAAAATGTCATTCACGGTTTCAAATATAATCTATCCTATGATTTATGGTATTTGATTTGTTGTGAAGTATGATGTACATAAATTTCATCATAGATTATGTGGACTTCTTCATTTTGCATTTGTTATACTTGCCCCAACTCGAGAGTTGGCTCTTCAGACGTCACAAGTTTGTAAAGAACTTGGAAAACATCTAAACATTCAAGTCATGGTAACAACCACCGGTGGGACCAGCTTAAAAGATGATATCATGCGTTTATATCAACCAGTTCATTTACTTGCTGGTACACCTGGAAGAATATTAGATCTTGCAAAACAGGGGATCTGTGCATTGAAAGATTGCGCAATGCTCGTCATGGACGAGGTGCAACTTAACTACATCGATTACTTTAGGCTGGAATCAACATAGTTAAGTACCATATAAACAAATGTTAAAGAATAGTTGTTAAATTAACAGGGTTACCTAATCAATTACTTTAATATGAAATCACTAATCAGAATATTGTAATACAAGTTACGGATTAGTGAATTACATCCGACTTGGTATAAAACGCTCTAGCTATGAACAGGGtgaagtgtttttttttttttttttttttttttttttttttttttcaaaatcacaCACAAGTTTCACTCGGTGAATTATCTAATAATGATTACAAGTGCTATCAAATTCTGTTTTAACTTGTGCATTTTAGTTCTGTGGAAGTACAAGAACGCCCTCTGACACTGACTTGTAACCTCCTCTTAACATAGCATCTTTGTCATTGCCTCATTGGGAAGGTGCCAGGTGGCAATTTATCTTCTTCAGTCACAAGACAATCTACAGCGATAACGTGCCATCAATGGCAGATTCCACTTAGTTTTCTTCAGTGGTAACTTGCATCAGCTCCTTTGATCTTCGCTGGCggctcttctgtcacaccccaaccaatggcggaaacatcgggatgagacgaagtgtgaagattgctcgagacatcataacgctaataattgtgacaagtatttaaataatcatttcattccatttctaaaggATCAATTACAAGGCTTTTGAAACAATACAACAATacgaataataaaataatacaattCTTTTTAAGTGTGTATCTATGCATCCTACTAAATTCCATGCACCGtcgacatccacctgtaacatgttaaaataaagtcaatgcaaaagcaaaggcgagtatacaagtttggtacatacatagcataagataaaagtgtgaacaatccctcatagcaagcatgcgattcaagataacattaaatatggcatgtgtctaacatatcaaccAAGAAAatgcaacttgctcatgacataaccaaagtttcagtagaggcgggtcgttaatcttatagcgctacatatgtcaaggtttgactcgtacgaagttaatgataagttcaacacataagaatcacccaaatttaaagtatcaagccatcacatatacaagcatgttataggaatgttcatgtgtttagacaaaagttcatgtgtaagtttcaataggtaaacatgttacaccccaaaagtggtaaaagtaaaaaggggaaaagtacgagtatactcacagtttttctaagtcttccgattatccaagtattGACGAGCGTAAGATTAGAAGGATGGAACACCAATGTCACCCTATATAGGCAAGCGATGGTGCATGAATAGACGGAATTACGACGAAGGATAAGAATTGGAATTTAGAATGTAACGTATATAATTAACACCGCTTATGGAAGAAAACTCTAAATTGATTTCATAAAAAGGGTTGTAGGCGCGTTGTCAAAataatgaatatatatatttttgacgAAAAGCATATTTGGTATACATGTATTTATATTTTGGCGAAAggtataaatatttatatatacataggTATTTTATATAGTTTAAGTAACGTTTCTAAATTAATTCTTTCAAAAGTGTCGTTGTAATGTCgtccaaaaataaaaataattatacagttatatctattttataaaaatttagtCGAAGTtgataggtttcgttttataaaatttacacgTTTTGTTTTACGGAATTctacgaaaaacgggcagagtctcctctgtttttggacgatcctgACAAGGCATGTTGTCGATTTATATGTTCAAAATTCAATATTCAACCAGCGGTATGAACTATATACGTAAAACGTGCcgaaaatgaataaataaataaatgtatcGGTTCGACGTTAAAGTAacatatgcatatatataaaaCAGTAATAAAAATTAGTATTGTTTAAATTGTACCGAATCTCGAATGAGCCGTTGGCCCGTTAATCGCCGAGGGTTTGACCGGTTGACTACTGTTGACCGAAACGGAGCTGAGTTGACCCGAACAATGCTGATCGATGTTGAGTTGTCGAACCGAGCCAAAGCTGAGTTGACCCTAGTCAACCGAAATGAACTGAACTGAAACGCGAACTAGATTAGAATGATACTTGAAGTTGTAACTTGAATAAACATAACACACATCGGTTTCTAACCTGAACTGAACCGAAGTTGCTGACCCGAGGCTCGAGTGAACGGAAACCTGAACTTGCGGTTTGGACCTGACCCGAGACTGACACGCGATAGTAAAACCCAAATCACAACTGACTAGAAGCTACTGCGTCGCGAAACTCGAACCGGAGCCGAAGCCAAACAGATCCGACGCAAAGTCAGCACCACTACCGCTGATTCTGTACGAGTCGAGCAAACAACTGATTCGACCGACTGAAATCCAAATCgaataaaaacaaaacataaactgGAACTGAACTGAGGACGAACTGACCGGAGCACCGCCATCATCGCTGCTCCTTCCGGGCCGTCGCCGTGCATTGTCGCCGGCCGTCATCGCCGGTCGCCTATTCCATCGTCAtcatctctctccctctctctctttctctgcTGTCGACGCCGCCGCACGCCACCAGTGCAATGGTGGTGGCCGGAGATCCAATCGaacaggggggggggggtcgcgTGAGAGGCAGGAAGTGTGGTGTCAGGTTTGTTTGTGAGAAAGAGAGATTGTGTGGTTGGGTTGGGTCGTCTACGAAAAGCCAACCGGAAATCAATTCCGGTGACCTGGTCTCGCAGAGAAGGAGGAGGGAAAAGGGGTGATGTTGGCTGCCAGGTTTGGATGGTAACTAGGGTTTagatatatatgtttttttttaaacttttaattATAAACACAATAGTCCCTAAACTTTAAGGACTTTATTAAATGGTTAAATTAACTTAGtttaagtttaatttcttataactaactaggttaactaGATAACGTTGCAATTAAgtaaatatattaattaattactatattgattttatttatttatttttaacaaaataaatagttaattatagataatcaatCATAAAAATCTTTCGATGGTTATCTAATTCGCGAAGAATTTCCGTTGGTTCAAGGTTAGGGTTCgaatttcaaaacgggtcggatttcaGGAAATCCATTTTGAcgaatgttacagtctcccctactttagaagatttcgtcctcgaaatctaagaggaagactttTGAAAAGATGACATCCAAAGATTCACAAAGAGagtagatgagacttgattgcgAACGGGGTTCGTATAAGGGACACAGAATAATAGATAATGGTTGGAGTATGGAAATGAGCGATTGACTCTAAGTGATTGCAAGTATAAGAGTGACATAAGTATTGGATACACGAAAGTTGGGTattaagaatgaagtctcgtcgtggataatcggatataatgcttttgtgagtcgtgtgaagtttgtattaggtccaaaaggtctgcaaaacaccgaatttctcatggcacgttttacgaaatttggtaacatggtgaaaacacttatatataggaagtaccagcggcgtatccaccatgttttgaccacattacgtcTATTTCGTATTCGGTgctatgttacgttccgtgtcttaccatacgcagtagtacactctagggttctcatacgcctatcactataatcccgtgtgcacccgtgattatattgatcgtcgcatgatccgcttagcttgtactagttgtgtatgaactTGGGTAGGTGCACTAAAAAAAATAAGAATGTGTGCGTAGAAGAATAAAGTATGaacaagtccatgcttaagtatgtaagggacccacgcaagcgaatccctcggatt
This is a stretch of genomic DNA from Helianthus annuus cultivar XRQ/B chromosome 16, HanXRQr2.0-SUNRISE, whole genome shotgun sequence. It encodes these proteins:
- the LOC110876715 gene encoding pre-mRNA-splicing ATP-dependent RNA helicase PRP28-like, with the translated sequence MNLKTSFSSASYLWGYTKRVLTGHLQFKRKASPLLLQEAIFLQELKMAQGRQLLSAFLLYKKSINIKMSFTYDVHKFHHRLCGLLHFAFVILAPTRELALQTSQVCKELGKHLNIQVMVTTTGGTSLKDDIMRLYQPVHLLAGTPGRILDLAKQGICALKDCAMLVMDEVQLNYIDYFRLEST